A window from Fusarium musae strain F31 chromosome 8, whole genome shotgun sequence encodes these proteins:
- a CDS encoding hypothetical protein (EggNog:ENOG41): protein MSHASTQTCPCHAAGQDPAEITTLHQAAFHQDNQRLEQLLQDGADVSATQTARDFTPLHYAVQFGDEKAVQMLIEAGSNVSAASYDGVTPLHNTSAGGDVKITEVLLKAGANVDSRNIDEETPLHVVSLFGETQIAKLLIDTGADVSAKDCYGNTALHIAAAHEHIGIVQMLLEADADVNAVNNNGDPVLHHAISDGPQCVKLLIDRGANIRLKGEGGDTLLHRAAQSSPELARDLLKASMDIEAVNDEGASPLHVAATYGDIASLKMLVESGADVNTANNDGETALHLVAGNPSAPYLGSGPDLDEKTRVLIQAGADIEAKAKSGKTPLDYAVDSGRETVEKVLRERAV from the coding sequence ATGTCTCACGCATCGACACAGACCTGTCCATGCCACGCCGCGGGCCAAGATCCCGCAGAAATCACAACTCTGCACCAAGCAGCCTTTCACCAAGACAACCAACGACTAGAACAGCTTCTACAAGACGGCGCTGACGTATCAGCTACACAGACGGCTCGTGACTTCACGCCACTTCACTATGCCGTGCAGTTCGGCGACGAGAAAGCTGTGCAGATGCTCATTGAAGCTGGGTCCAACGTCTCTGCGGCAAGCTATGATGGCGTCACGCCGTTGCACAACACATCAGCCGGTGGTGACGTGAAAATCACTGAAGTGCTCCTAAAGGCGGGGGCCAATGTTGACAGTCGCAATATCGATGAAGAAACGCCTCTGCATGTTGTGTCATTGTTTGGGGAGACACAAATCGCTAAGCTCCTCATAGACACTGGGGCGGATGTATCGGCAAAGGATTGCTACGGAAACACAGCTTTGCATATCGCTGCAGCCCATGAGCACATTGGAATTGTCCAAAtgcttcttgaagctgaCGCTGATGTAAATGCAGTGAATAACAATGGGGATCCCGTGTTGCATCATGCAATAAGCGACGGACCACAATGCGTCAAATTGCTAATCGATCGTGGGGCAAATATCCGCCTCAAAGGCGAAGGCGGTGACACACTCCTGCATCGCGCAGCGCAGAGCTCACCTGAACTAGCGCGAGACTTACTCAAAGCTAGCATGGACATTGAAGCGGTAAACGACGAAGGAGCATCACCTCTCCACGTTGCTGCAACGTATGGGGATATTGCATCATTGAAGATGCTGGTAGAGAGTGGAGCCGATGTCAACACGGCCAACAATGACGGCGAGACGGCTCTGCATCTTGTGGCAGGGAACCCATCCGCGCCATATCTCGGCAGCGGGCCTGATTTAGATGAGAAGACGAGAGTGTTGATACAGGCGGGAGCGGATATCGAGGCGAAGGCAAAGTCTGGAAAGACACCTCTGGACTACGCAGTTGATTCTGGCCGTGAAACTGTTGAGAAGGTACTACGTGAGAGGGCAGTGTAA